A DNA window from Hordeum vulgare subsp. vulgare chromosome 1H, MorexV3_pseudomolecules_assembly, whole genome shotgun sequence contains the following coding sequences:
- the LOC123407533 gene encoding indole-2-monooxygenase-like produces MAPYVEVVYNLIEQTPLQLQALLLLSFIILLLHLATTSKQQAKAKLLPPSPLALPVIGHLHLVGDLPHVSLRSLSKTHGPDGLLLLHLGSVPNLVVSSPWATQAVLRTNDHLFASRPPSRIADNLLYGRSSDIAFSPYGEHWRQARKLVTTHLFTVKKVQSLRDARQQEVKVVISRIREAAAASVAVDLSEVVNTYANDVVCRAVSGKFFRAEGRNKMFRELIESNSALVGGFNMEDYFPRLAKVRLLNRFVRNNVETMHRRWDELLETIIREHEKNVVDEQGESDFIDVLLSVQQEFHGITRDHIKAILMDLFGAGTDSTSLVLEYAMAELIRRPDLMAKLQAEVRHGTPNGQEFVKEHDLAGMTYLKAVVKETLRLHPPAPLLAPHLAMAECDLDGYIIPCETRVIINAWAIGRDPGYWDKPDDFVPERFLEGGTAATVDLTGNDFQFVPFGAGRRICPGLNFGLATVEIMLANLAYCFDWELQIGVERGDDVDMTEVFGLSVRRKDKLMLVPTPYPRPTVVN; encoded by the exons ATGGCTCCTTATGTAGAAGTAGTGTACAATCTCATTGAGCAGACACCTCTACAACTACAAGCACTACTGCTACTATCGTTCATCATACTACTACTTCATCTGGCCACAACCAGCAAGCAGCAAGCAAAGGCGAAGCTCCTCCCTCCCTCGCCTCTGGCCCTTCCTGTCATAGGGCACCTGCACCTCGTCGGCGATCTCCCTCACGTCTCCCTCCGCAGCCTCTCCAAGACTCACGGCCCCGACGGCCTCTTGCTCCTCCACCTCGGCTCCGTCCCGAACCTCGTCGTGTCGTCCCCATGGGCCACCCAGGCGGTCCTGCGGACGAACGACCACCTGTTCGCGTCCCGGCCGCCGTCCAGGATCGCCGACAACCTCCTGTACGGCCGGTCGTCCGACATCGCCTTCTCCCCCTACGGCGAGCACTGGAGGCAGGCGAGGAAGCTCGTCACCACGCACCTCTTCACGGTCAAGAAGGTCCAGTCGCTCCGCGACGCCCGTCAACAAGAG GTCAAAGTGGTGATCTCTAGGATCCGTGAGGCCGCGGCGGCGAGCGTGGCCGTCGACCTGAGCGAGGTGGTTAACACTTACGCCAACGACGTGGTGTGCCGCGCTGTGTCGGGTAAGTTCTTCAGGGCAGAAGGCAGGAATAAAATGTTCAGAGAGCTGATCGAGTCAAACTCGGCTCTCGTCGGAGGGTTTAACATGGAGGACTACTTCCCAAGGTTGGCGAAGGTACGTCTTCTCAATAGGTTCGTCCGCAACAACGTTGAGACGATGCACAGGAGGTGGGACGAACTGCTAGAAACGATAATAAGAGAACACGAGAAGAACGTGGTCGACGAGCAAGGAGAGAGTGACTTCATCGACGTGCTGCTATCGGTTCAGCAAGAGTTCCATGGCATCACCAGAGATCATATCAAGGCCATCTTAATG GACCTATTCGGAGCGGGCACGGACTCAACGTCTCTCGTCCTAGAATACGCCATGGCCGAACTCATCCGCAGACCTGATCTCATGGCCAAGCTGCAGGCTGAGGTGCGACACGGCACTCCCAACGGACAAGAATTTGTCAAGGAACATGACCTGGCCGGCATGACGTATCTGAAGGCCGTGGTGAAGGAGACGCTCAGGCTGCATCCGCCGGCGCCGCTCCTTGCCCCACACCTGGCGATGGCGGAGTGCGACCTCGATGGCTACATCATACCTTGTGAGACACGAGTCATCATCAACGCATGGGCCATTGGCAGAGACCCCGGGTACTGGGATAAGCCGGACGACTTCGTGCCAGAGAGGTTTCTCGAGGGTGGCACCGCAGCAACGGTGGACTTGACGGGCAACGACTTTCAGTTCGTGCCGTTCGGGGCTGGCCGGAGAATATGCCCCGGTCTCAACTTCGGGCTGGCTACTGTCGAGATCATGCTGGCGAACCTCGCATACTGCTTCGACTGGGAGCTGCAGATCGGCGTGGAGAGGGGCGACGATGTCGATATGACGGAGGTGTTTGGGCTGAGTGTACGAAGGAAAGACAAGCTCATGCTTGTCCCAACACCGTACCCACGGCCCACCGTGGTTAACTGA